In one Lycium barbarum isolate Lr01 chromosome 7, ASM1917538v2, whole genome shotgun sequence genomic region, the following are encoded:
- the LOC132601317 gene encoding uncharacterized protein LOC132601317, producing MNIINWNIRGVKSNGASERLDRLVRMHNVSLVILQEPFLPADQLEDYKNIIGFDYAASNKNSKIWFLWKNNLECTIINNSKQEITLKISHNGQTCWITGVYAKSTIVRRRKLWNRIRRIKNYVNGPWAIMGDFNSILGAAEKKGGVPYNLNKSTDFRTCMDDTGMTDLGFTGYPFTWCNGRGRSKESAKGLTELWQMKNG from the coding sequence ATGAACATCATTAATTGGAATATTAGGGGTGTTAAGTCCAATGGAGCAAGTGAAAGACTAGATAGACTAGTCAGAATGCATAATGTTAGCCTAGTTATCCTTCAGGAACCTTTTCTACCTGCGGATCAACTGGAGGACTACAAAAACATCATCGGATTTGATTATGCTGCTTCTAACAAAAATAGCAAAATCTGGTTCCTTTGGAAAAACAATTTGGAGTGTACTATAATCAACAATAGTAAACAAGAAATTACTCTGAAAATCAGTCACAATGGACAAACCTGCTGGATTACAGGAGTCTATGCCAAATCTACCATTGTGAGAAGAAGGAAGCTTTGGAACAGGATCAGGAGAATCAAGAATTATGTTAATGGACCTTGGGCCATCATGGGGGATTTCAATTCAATCTTAGGAGCTGCTGAAAAGAAAGGAGGTGTGCCATACAACCTTAATAAGAGCACTGATTTTAGAACTTGTATGGATGACACTGGTATGACTGACTTAGGCTTCACTGGCTATCCATTCACTTGGTGCAATGGTAGAGGCAGAAGTAAAGAATCAGCAAAAGGCTTGACAGAATTATGGCAAATGAAGAATGGATAG
- the LOC132601318 gene encoding uncharacterized protein LOC132601318: MQDSILKQKARIKWSEEGDSNTKYFYSVVKENRRKAHIHRIRNSHGHWIEGNKAISNAAVEHFSILFTHSPSDNDLSILNWIDTSITEEENNFMCSIPEDEEIKGVVFSIDPNSAAGLDGYNGHFYHATWNIIQLEVCNFVKAFFTGTFLTKYYTHTNLVLIPKVPSPTTLDQLRPISLCNVSNKIISKILSTRIATLLPKLISDNQSGFVKGRLITENILLTQEIVHGMKQANQGGNIIIKLDMSKAYDKLSWSFLTAVLRKMKFSEQFIDLIARLISDNWYSILINGTRYGFFKSSRGIKQGDPISPSLFILAAEALSRALNSLHSNDKFIGFSMSNNGPKINHLSYADDLVLFSSVNRRSIKLIMKILKDYQHVSGQEINQDKSFFITHKSTNYRSNRRINRWTGFKQSEFPFTYLGCPIYTGRKKVCYFSNLVSKVQIKTGGWQSKFLSFGGKYLIISHILQSQTFYLLAALTPPKGIISQIEMYFSNFFWGEKDTKKKHHWSSWKNLSFPYSEGGVGFKKLKDYCNTFAAKRWWRLRTEDNLWTKFLKAKYCPRSNLISKVPVPKDSSVWRDLLATRIRIEPYIYWKIHEGSVLFWWDNWIPSGPIHSNIVYNNKPGNTKVKEFFLNNGWNINRLQRTVNNQVTQEIAQVPVNTAQGKDQPIWTQSPQARCNKKYGQKNFSVFRIKQQILFQIKTSMGRKFSPMDSSWNWNTICHISESYKPQLRSIMVLWNCPGDNEWKLNTDGSYIADQGKAGAGGILRKSNGHMVMAFASPVHFTTNNYSETQAALQGIQWCLDHNFNNLILELDSLLVVNMILAKCKVPWKFQNDIAFIQQAVQLHNITVQHCFREGNDVADLLSKHANLLTEKAIYLNERDLPPDIRGAIRIDRMQVPSFRIRPKKHTGWHFDPP; encoded by the exons ATGCAAGACTCTATTCTTAAACAAAAGGCTAGAATAAAATGGTCTGAGGAAGGGGATTCTAACACCAAGTACTTCTACAGTGTTGTAAAGGAAAATAGGAGAAAGGCACACATTCATAGAATTAGAAACTCTCATGGTCACTGGATTGAGGGCAATAAAGCTATTTCTAACGCTGCTGTGGAGCACTTCAGTATCCTTTTCACCCATTCTCCTAGTGATAATGATTTATCCATATTGAACTGGATTGACACTTCTATCACTGAGGAAGAAAACAACTTTATGTGCTCTATCCCTGAAGATGAAGAAATCAAAGGTGTTGTTTTTTCCATTGACCCAAACAGCGCTGCTGGCCTTGATGGGTATAATGGACACTTTTATCACGCTACTTGGAATATTATTCAACTTGAAGTTTGCAACTTTGTCAAAGCATTTTTCACTGGCACCTTCCTTACCAAATATTATACCCACACCAACCTTGTTCTCATCCCTAAAGTACCATCACCTACTACCCTGGATCAACTAAGACCCATTAGCCTTTGCAATGTCTCCAATAAAATTATCTCAAAAATTTTGTCCACCAGGATTGCCACCCTTTTGCCCAAACTCATTTCAGATAACCAATCAGGCTTTGTTAAAGGGAGACTCATCACTGAAAACATCTTGCTCACTCAAGAGATAGTCCATGGTATGAAACAAGCCAACCAGGGGGGAAACATCATCATCAAACTGGATATGTCTAAAGCTTATGACAAACTTTCCTGGTCTTTCCTTACTGCTGTACTCAGGAAAATGAAATTTTCTGAGCAATTTATTGATCTTATTGCTAGACTTATTTCAGATAACTGGTATTCTATCCTCATTAATGGAACCAGATATGGTTTCTTTAAATCATCTAGAGGAATAAAGCAAGGCGACCCCATCTCTCCCTCTTTGTTCATTCTAGCTGCCGAAGCTTTGTCAAGAGCCCTGAACAGTCTACACTCCAATGACAAATTTATAGGCTTCTCTATGAGCAACAATGGCCCTAAAATAAACCACTTGAGCTACGCTGATGACCTAGTCCTCTTCTCTTCCGTAAATAGGAGGTCCATTAAGCTAATTATGAAGATTCTCAAGGATTATCAGCACGTTTCAGGACAAGAAATCAATCAGGACAAGAGTTTCTTCATTACCCACAAGTCCACAAACTACAGAAGCAACAGAAGAATCAACAGGTGGACAGGCTTCAAACAATCTGAGTTTCCTTTCACATACCTGGGCTGTCCCATCTACACTGGTAGGAAGAAAGTTTGTTATTTCTCTAATCTTGTCTCCAAGGTCCAGATTAAAACTGGAGGATGGCAAAGCAAATTCCTCTCTTTTGGTGGGAAATATCTAATCATATCCCATATCCTTCAATCGCAGACCTTTTATTTACTTGCTGCTCTAACCCCTCCCAAAGGCATTATTAGTCAAATTGAGATGTATTTCTCTAATTTTTTCTGGGGGGAGAAAGATACTAAAAAGAAACACCACTGGAGCTCCTGGAAGAACCTTAGCTTCCCTTATTCCGAAGGAGGTGTAGGATTCAAAAAGCTGAAGGATTACTGTAATACCTTTGCTGCGAAAAGGTGGTGGAGACTTAGAACAGAGGACAATTTATGGACTAAGTTCTTAAAGGCTAAATACTGCCCTAGGTCCAATCTTATCTCTAAGGTGCCAGTTCCTAAAGACTCCAGCGTATGGAGAGACTTACTTGCGACTAGAATTAGAATTGAGCCTTATATCTACTGGAAAATCCATGAGGGTAGCGTTCTTTTCTGGTGGGACAACTGGATTCCATCAGGTCCCATACACTCCAACATCGTATACAACAATAAACCTGGTAACACTAAGGTAAAAGAGTTCTTCCTCAATAATGGCTGGAACATCAACAGACTCCAGCGAACTGTCAACAATCAGGTCACCCAAGAAATTGCCCAAGTTCCTGTCAACACTGCACAAGGTAAAGACCAACCTATATGGACCCAAAGTCCACAAG CCAGGTGCAACAAAAAGTATGGACAAAAGAACTTTTCAGTGTTCAGAATCAAACAGCAGATCCTCTTCCAGATCAAAACAAGTATGGGAAGGAAATTCAGTCCCATGGATAGCAGCTGGAACTGGAATACCATTTGTCACATCTCAGAATCTTATAAACCCCAACTCAGAAGCATCATGGTGCTATGGAACTGTCCAGGAGATAACGAATGGAAACTCAACACAGATGGAAGTTACATAGCCGACCAAGGCAAGGCAGGGGCAGGGGGCATCCTTAGAAAGAGCAATGGTCACATGGTAATGGCATTCGCCTCACCAGTACATTTCACCACTAACAACTACTCCGAGACCCAGGCTGCCTTACAAGGAATTCAGTGGTGCTTGGATCACAACTTCAACAATCTTATCCTTGAGCTAGACTCACTTCTTGTGGTTAACATGATTCTTGCCAAATGCAAAGTCCCTTGGAAATTCCAAAATGATATTGCCTTCATTCAACAAGCGGTTCAACTACACAACATCACTGTTCAACATTGCTTtagagaagggaacgacgttgcTGACTTACTCTCTAAACACGCCAACCTTCTCACTGAGAAAGCAATCTATCTCAATGAAAGGGATCTCCCCCCTGATATCAGAGGTGCAATTAGAATAGACAGAATGCAAGTTCCTTCTTTCAGGATCAGGCCCAAAAAACACACTGGATGGCACTTTGATCCTCCTTAG